In one window of Agromyces badenianii DNA:
- a CDS encoding ABC transporter permease: MSDPQKPRGDAPGGDELDADVAIEEPGAAGKPAASAPRVPGTPAPEAVEPPSRWHTMLRQISTGNALISVLSVLLALLVGAVMIAFTDELVQEASGYFFARPGDTFLAIWQSVSGAYSALFQGSVYNFRRDTFAAGIRPLTETLTFATPLIAGGLGVGLAFRVGMFNIGGRGQMLIAASVAGWIGFGFDLPWGVHMLVALIGGLIGGALWAGIAGLLKARTGAHEVIVTIMLNYVAFYLVSWMLRTPGLLQAPGSSNPKTPAMKETAIFPSLLGPQYNLHFGFILVIVATVLVWWILSRSSLGFKFRAVGENPNAARVAGINVKSMYVYAMLIAGALLGLAGVSQVLGTVTTGFTAGIDAGIGFDAITVALLGRSTPWGIFAAGILFGAFKAGGFSMQAAEGVPVEIVLVVQSLIVLFIAAPPLVRTIFRLPDPRAGPKRPRPIVTKEVDAK, from the coding sequence ATGAGCGACCCCCAGAAGCCACGGGGCGACGCACCCGGCGGCGACGAGCTCGACGCCGACGTGGCGATCGAAGAACCAGGCGCCGCCGGGAAGCCGGCCGCGTCAGCACCTCGCGTGCCCGGCACGCCGGCCCCCGAAGCGGTCGAGCCGCCGTCGCGCTGGCACACGATGCTGCGCCAGATCTCCACCGGCAACGCCCTCATCTCGGTGCTGTCGGTGCTGCTCGCCCTCCTCGTCGGCGCCGTCATGATCGCCTTCACCGACGAGCTGGTGCAAGAGGCGAGCGGGTACTTCTTCGCCCGCCCCGGAGACACCTTCCTCGCGATCTGGCAGTCGGTGTCCGGCGCGTACTCGGCGCTCTTCCAGGGCTCGGTCTACAACTTCCGGCGCGACACCTTCGCCGCCGGCATCCGCCCGCTCACCGAGACCCTGACGTTCGCCACGCCGCTGATCGCCGGCGGTCTCGGCGTCGGCCTCGCATTCCGGGTCGGAATGTTCAACATCGGCGGGCGCGGCCAGATGCTCATCGCCGCATCCGTCGCCGGCTGGATCGGGTTCGGCTTCGACCTGCCGTGGGGCGTCCACATGCTCGTCGCCCTCATCGGCGGCCTCATCGGCGGTGCGCTGTGGGCCGGGATCGCCGGTCTCCTGAAGGCTCGCACGGGTGCTCACGAGGTGATCGTGACGATCATGCTCAACTACGTGGCCTTCTACCTGGTCTCGTGGATGCTGCGCACCCCGGGCCTGCTCCAGGCACCCGGTTCGTCGAACCCGAAGACGCCCGCGATGAAGGAGACGGCGATCTTCCCGTCGCTCCTCGGCCCGCAGTACAACCTGCACTTCGGCTTCATCCTCGTGATCGTCGCGACGGTGCTCGTGTGGTGGATCCTCTCCCGATCGAGCCTCGGCTTCAAGTTCCGGGCGGTCGGCGAGAACCCGAACGCGGCTCGCGTGGCGGGCATCAACGTCAAGTCGATGTACGTCTACGCGATGCTCATCGCCGGCGCGCTGCTCGGCCTCGCGGGGGTCAGCCAGGTGCTCGGCACCGTCACCACCGGGTTCACCGCCGGCATCGACGCCGGCATCGGATTCGACGCGATCACCGTGGCGTTGCTCGGTCGCTCCACGCCGTGGGGCATCTTCGCCGCAGGCATCCTGTTCGGCGCCTTCAAGGCCGGCGGGTTCTCGATGCAGGCGGCCGAGGGCGTCCCCGTCGAGATCGTGCTCGTCGTGCAGTCGCTCATCGTGCTCTTCATCGCAGCCCCCCCGCTCGTGCGCACGATCTTCCGTCTGCCAGATCCGAGGGCCGGCCCGAAGCGACCGCGGCCCATCGTCACGAAGGAGGTCGACGCGAAATGA
- a CDS encoding ABC transporter ATP-binding protein encodes MKLELRGITKRFGSLVANDHIDLTVEAGEIHCLLGENGAGKSTLMNVLYGLYQADDGEVLLDGTAVNFAGPGDAMAAGIGMVHQHFMLIPVFTVAENVMLGHESTKAGGILDLATARAKVRDISDRFGFDVDPDALVDDLPVGVQQRVEIIKALSRDAKVLVFDEPTAVLTPQETDELMQIMRQLKQSGTSIVFITHKLREVREVADRITVIRLGKVVGEAAPTASNAELASLMVGRAVELTVHKDAPKLGDESLVVEGLTVIDQIGQLTVNDVSFTVRKGEILAVAGVQGNGQTELTEALVGLQPRVRGSIRLDGVELTTESVRKILESGVGFVPEDRNEDGLVGEFTIAENLMLDRSDSAPFVRVGNIQRGLLAEFARDRVKEFDVRTQGIDEKVGRLSGGNQQKVVLARELSRELSLLVAAQPTRGVDVGSIEFIHKRIVATRDAGVPVVVVSTELDEVVALADRIMVMYRGRIVGIVPGDTPRDVLGLMMAGEVPAEGAAA; translated from the coding sequence ATGAAGCTCGAACTTCGCGGCATCACGAAGCGATTCGGCAGCTTGGTCGCCAACGACCACATCGACCTCACCGTGGAGGCTGGAGAAATCCACTGCCTGCTCGGCGAGAACGGTGCAGGCAAGTCGACGCTCATGAACGTGCTCTACGGCCTGTACCAGGCCGACGACGGCGAGGTGCTCCTCGACGGCACCGCGGTGAACTTCGCCGGTCCCGGTGATGCGATGGCCGCCGGCATCGGCATGGTGCACCAGCACTTCATGCTCATCCCGGTCTTCACGGTCGCCGAGAACGTCATGCTCGGTCACGAGTCGACGAAGGCCGGCGGCATCCTCGACCTCGCGACGGCGCGAGCGAAGGTGCGCGACATCTCCGACCGCTTCGGCTTCGACGTCGACCCCGATGCGCTCGTCGATGATCTGCCGGTGGGTGTGCAGCAGCGGGTCGAGATCATCAAGGCGCTCTCGCGCGACGCCAAGGTGCTCGTCTTCGACGAGCCCACGGCGGTGCTCACCCCGCAGGAGACGGATGAGCTCATGCAGATCATGCGGCAGCTGAAGCAGTCGGGCACCTCCATCGTCTTCATCACGCACAAGCTCCGCGAGGTTCGCGAGGTCGCCGATCGCATCACCGTGATCCGCCTCGGCAAGGTCGTGGGCGAAGCAGCCCCGACCGCATCGAACGCCGAGCTCGCCTCACTCATGGTCGGACGAGCGGTCGAGCTGACCGTGCACAAAGACGCTCCGAAGCTCGGCGACGAATCGCTCGTCGTCGAGGGGCTCACCGTCATCGACCAGATCGGCCAGCTCACCGTGAACGACGTGAGCTTCACCGTGCGCAAGGGCGAGATCCTCGCCGTCGCCGGTGTGCAGGGCAACGGACAGACCGAGCTCACCGAGGCGCTCGTCGGTCTCCAGCCCCGGGTCCGCGGTTCCATCCGGCTCGACGGCGTCGAGCTCACCACCGAAAGCGTGCGCAAGATCCTCGAGTCCGGCGTCGGCTTCGTGCCCGAGGACCGCAACGAAGACGGCCTCGTCGGCGAGTTCACGATCGCCGAGAACCTCATGCTCGACCGTTCCGACAGCGCACCCTTCGTGCGGGTCGGCAACATCCAGCGCGGCCTGCTCGCCGAGTTCGCCCGCGACCGGGTCAAGGAATTCGACGTCCGCACCCAGGGCATCGATGAGAAGGTCGGCCGGTTGTCGGGCGGCAACCAGCAGAAGGTCGTGCTCGCCCGCGAGCTCAGCCGCGAACTCAGCCTGCTCGTCGCCGCGCAGCCCACGCGCGGAGTCGACGTCGGCTCGATCGAATTCATCCACAAGCGCATCGTCGCCACCCGCGACGCCGGCGTGCCCGTCGTCGTCGTGTCGACCGAGCTCGACGAGGTCGTCGCGCTCGCCGATCGCATCATGGTCATGTACCGCGGGCGCATCGTCGGCATCGTTCCGGGCGACACCCCCCGTGACGTGCTCGGCCTCATGATGGCCGGCGAAGTACCCGCAGAAGGAGCCGCCGCATGA
- a CDS encoding BMP family lipoprotein — MKVTTKKAALGGLALFGAAVLLAGCASAPEESGDGGGEAIDFQPCMVSDSGGFDDKSFNQLGFEGATKAADELGVELIDVQSDSETDYAPNLTNLVDQGCDLIVTVGFALSAATVESALENPDVEYVIIDDAADNDFDGEIDAPNIKPILFDTAQAAFLGGYAAADYTKTNTVGTFGGMNFPTVSIFMDGFKQGVDYYNEEKGKGVTVLGWDGTDGLFTGGFEANDTARQTAQGLLDQNVDVLLPVGGPIYQSAAAAIRDSGADVALMGVDADFTETDPSVADLVLTSILKGIDVGTYEAVLAAGNGDFDPTAFIGTLENEGVGLAPFHDFESKVSSTLQSELDDLKAAIIAGDVTVESYLAG; from the coding sequence GTGAAGGTCACGACCAAGAAAGCCGCGCTCGGCGGTCTCGCGCTGTTCGGGGCGGCCGTGCTGCTCGCCGGTTGCGCATCCGCACCTGAGGAATCCGGCGACGGCGGTGGAGAGGCCATCGACTTCCAGCCGTGCATGGTCTCCGACTCGGGCGGCTTCGACGACAAGTCGTTCAACCAGCTCGGCTTCGAGGGCGCCACCAAGGCGGCCGACGAGCTGGGTGTCGAGCTCATCGACGTGCAGTCCGACTCCGAGACCGACTACGCGCCCAACCTGACGAACCTCGTCGACCAGGGCTGCGATCTCATCGTCACGGTCGGCTTCGCGCTCTCGGCGGCCACGGTCGAGTCGGCGCTCGAGAACCCCGATGTCGAATACGTCATCATCGACGACGCTGCAGACAACGACTTCGACGGCGAGATCGACGCGCCGAACATCAAGCCGATCCTCTTCGACACGGCGCAGGCCGCCTTCCTCGGCGGATACGCTGCAGCCGATTACACGAAGACCAACACGGTCGGCACCTTCGGCGGCATGAACTTCCCGACCGTCTCGATCTTCATGGACGGCTTCAAGCAGGGCGTCGACTACTACAACGAGGAGAAGGGCAAGGGCGTCACGGTTCTCGGCTGGGACGGCACCGACGGCCTCTTCACCGGTGGCTTCGAGGCGAACGACACCGCGCGCCAGACCGCGCAGGGCCTGCTCGACCAGAACGTCGACGTGCTGCTGCCCGTCGGCGGCCCGATCTACCAGTCGGCCGCTGCTGCGATCCGCGACTCGGGCGCCGACGTCGCCCTCATGGGCGTCGACGCCGACTTCACCGAGACCGACCCCTCCGTCGCCGACCTCGTGCTGACCTCGATCCTCAAGGGCATCGACGTCGGTACCTACGAGGCCGTGCTTGCTGCCGGCAACGGCGACTTCGACCCGACGGCCTTCATCGGCACGCTCGAGAACGAGGGCGTCGGCCTCGCGCCGTTCCACGACTTCGAGTCGAAGGTCTCCTCGACGCTCCAGAGTGAGCTCGACGACCTGAAGGCTGCGATCATCGCGGGCGACGTCACGGTCGAGTCCTACCTCGCCGGCTGA
- a CDS encoding BMP family lipoprotein has product MSQGRMVQGRTSLRRSLVGAATVVAASLALVACASAPESGGGGEASESCVRMVTNSGGLEDRSFNQSSWEGLQAAEDEYGIEAEAIVSTGETDLAPNVQQAVESGCELIVTVGWELAESTLDQAEKNPELALAIVDETVEADNVKPVVFDTAQAAYLAGYLAAGVSKTGVVATFGGGNQPPVTLFMDGFVDGVAKYNEVHAAQVRVLGWDKAAQDGAFTGDFEDVNKGKTLTEGFIDQGADVILPVAGQVGEGAASAALERGGVSIIWVDSDGYESLAAEYRPVILTSVLKNTQDAMVEIVGSVLDDSFSNEPFVGTLENGGVEIAPYHDLAPVVTTSLDGEIEGLRQAIIAGEIVVESPSAP; this is encoded by the coding sequence ATGTCTCAGGGTCGGATGGTGCAGGGTCGCACGTCGCTGCGCCGGAGCCTCGTCGGTGCGGCGACGGTGGTCGCGGCATCCCTCGCCCTCGTCGCGTGCGCCTCGGCGCCCGAGTCCGGTGGCGGCGGCGAGGCGAGCGAGTCGTGCGTGCGCATGGTCACGAACTCCGGCGGTCTCGAGGACCGCTCATTCAACCAGTCCAGCTGGGAGGGGCTGCAGGCCGCCGAAGACGAGTACGGCATCGAGGCGGAGGCGATCGTCTCGACCGGCGAGACCGACCTCGCACCGAACGTGCAGCAGGCCGTCGAGTCGGGCTGCGAGCTCATCGTGACGGTCGGCTGGGAGCTGGCGGAATCGACGCTCGACCAGGCCGAGAAGAACCCCGAGCTCGCCTTGGCGATCGTCGACGAGACGGTCGAGGCCGACAACGTCAAGCCGGTCGTCTTCGACACGGCGCAGGCCGCGTACCTCGCGGGCTACCTCGCGGCGGGGGTCTCGAAGACCGGCGTGGTCGCGACGTTCGGCGGCGGCAACCAGCCGCCCGTGACCCTGTTCATGGACGGCTTCGTCGACGGCGTCGCCAAGTACAACGAGGTGCATGCCGCGCAGGTGCGCGTGCTCGGCTGGGACAAGGCTGCCCAGGACGGCGCGTTCACGGGCGACTTCGAAGACGTCAACAAGGGCAAGACGTTGACCGAGGGCTTCATCGACCAGGGCGCCGATGTCATCCTGCCCGTCGCCGGCCAGGTCGGCGAGGGTGCGGCATCGGCGGCCCTCGAACGCGGCGGGGTGTCGATCATCTGGGTCGACAGCGACGGATACGAGTCGCTCGCTGCGGAGTACCGCCCCGTGATCCTCACGAGCGTGCTGAAGAACACGCAGGACGCGATGGTCGAGATCGTCGGCAGCGTGCTCGACGACTCGTTCTCGAATGAGCCGTTCGTCGGCACGCTCGAGAACGGCGGGGTCGAGATCGCGCCATACCACGATCTCGCGCCGGTGGTGACGACGTCGCTCGACGGCGAGATCGAAGGCCTGCGCCAGGCGATCATCGCCGGAGAGATCGTCGTGGAGTCGCCGAGCGCTCCGTAG
- a CDS encoding mannose-1-phosphate guanylyltransferase: MESTPIDGFYSVIPAGGVGSRLWPLSRADAPKFLHDLTGSGQTLLKDTWDRLAPLSGDDRIMVVTGRAHRAAVEEQLPGLADHNVVLESEPRDSTAAIGLAAAILERREPGVIIGSFAADHVISGSSLFRAAVADAVAAARAGYIATIGITPTEPAVGFGYIECGAPLVVEGAAHVEAVASFVEKPDLATAKSYLAGGAHLWNAGMFIARADALLAEIARTKPELHAGLIELAAEWDDPATRGPAVDRIWPRLEKIAIDYSVAEPAAAAGRLAVIRGHFAWDDVGDFASLAKLNTAGRSGELAILGENARVLSDASSGIVVSRSKRVISLIGVHDIVVVDTPDALLVTTSEHAQRVKAVVDALRLGGSNDVL, translated from the coding sequence ATGGAATCAACCCCGATCGACGGTTTCTACAGCGTCATCCCCGCCGGCGGCGTAGGCTCGCGGCTCTGGCCGCTCTCTCGAGCCGACGCTCCGAAGTTCCTGCACGACCTCACGGGCTCGGGTCAGACGCTCCTGAAAGACACGTGGGATCGGCTCGCTCCGCTCTCGGGCGACGACCGCATCATGGTCGTCACGGGGCGCGCCCACCGCGCGGCCGTCGAGGAGCAGCTGCCGGGCCTCGCCGACCACAACGTCGTGCTCGAGAGCGAGCCGCGCGACTCGACGGCCGCGATCGGCCTCGCCGCCGCGATCCTCGAGCGCCGCGAGCCCGGCGTGATCATCGGCTCGTTCGCCGCCGACCATGTGATCTCGGGCTCCTCGCTCTTCCGGGCCGCCGTCGCCGATGCCGTGGCGGCCGCCCGGGCCGGGTACATCGCGACGATCGGCATCACCCCCACCGAGCCCGCCGTCGGCTTCGGCTACATCGAGTGCGGCGCCCCCCTCGTGGTCGAGGGCGCCGCCCACGTCGAGGCGGTCGCGAGCTTCGTCGAGAAGCCCGACCTCGCGACGGCCAAGAGCTACCTGGCCGGCGGCGCCCACCTCTGGAACGCCGGCATGTTCATCGCGCGCGCCGACGCGCTGCTCGCCGAGATCGCCCGCACGAAGCCCGAGTTGCATGCCGGTCTCATCGAGCTGGCCGCGGAATGGGACGACCCGGCCACACGAGGACCGGCCGTCGATCGCATCTGGCCGCGCCTCGAGAAGATCGCGATCGACTACTCGGTCGCCGAACCAGCGGCGGCGGCCGGCCGACTCGCGGTAATCCGCGGTCACTTCGCGTGGGACGACGTGGGCGACTTCGCCTCGCTCGCCAAGCTCAACACCGCGGGCCGCTCCGGCGAACTCGCGATCCTCGGCGAGAACGCGCGCGTGCTCTCCGATGCGTCGAGCGGCATCGTCGTGAGCCGCTCGAAGCGGGTGATCAGCCTGATCGGCGTGCACGATATCGTCGTGGTCGACACGCCCGATGCGCTCCTCGTCACGACGAGCGAGCATGCCCAGCGGGTCAAAGCGGTCGTCGACGCTCTTCGGCTCGGCGGGTCCAACGACGTGCTCTGA
- the sdhC gene encoding succinate dehydrogenase, cytochrome b556 subunit encodes MPETSAGTLTAPATPAKQKPGGTLYRGREGMWSWVLHRITGVAIFFFLLVHVLDTALVRVSPEAYNAVIGTYQTPIMGLGEVALVGAIVFHAFNGLRVILVDFWSWATRHQKVLFYIVIGLWIVTMLAFVPRHLINVFSH; translated from the coding sequence ATGCCAGAGACCTCGGCAGGAACCCTGACCGCACCCGCGACGCCCGCGAAACAGAAGCCTGGTGGCACGCTGTACCGCGGCCGTGAGGGAATGTGGTCATGGGTGCTGCACCGCATCACCGGTGTCGCCATCTTCTTCTTCCTCCTCGTGCACGTGCTCGACACGGCGCTCGTGCGGGTGAGCCCCGAAGCGTACAACGCGGTCATCGGCACCTACCAGACGCCCATCATGGGTCTCGGCGAGGTCGCCCTGGTCGGCGCCATCGTCTTCCACGCGTTCAACGGCCTGCGCGTGATCCTCGTCGATTTCTGGTCGTGGGCGACCCGGCACCAGAAGGTGCTGTTCTACATCGTCATCGGCCTCTGGATCGTGACGATGCTGGCCTTCGTGCCGCGCCACCTGATCAACGTCTTCAGCCACTAG
- a CDS encoding succinate dehydrogenase hydrophobic membrane anchor subunit produces MTAIEYSDRPRRRGVNLEKWGWIYMRASGVVLIVLIFGHLFVNLMVGDGVKAIDFGFVGGKWADPFWQWWDVLMLWLALIHGANGMRTIVNDYTNPGVVQKVLKGALFASAAVLIILGTLVVFTFEPCPVGAPADLLPSFCAA; encoded by the coding sequence ATGACTGCCATCGAGTACTCCGATCGCCCGCGCCGTCGCGGCGTCAACCTGGAGAAGTGGGGCTGGATCTACATGCGCGCGTCGGGCGTCGTGCTGATCGTGCTCATCTTCGGCCACCTCTTCGTGAACCTGATGGTCGGCGACGGCGTGAAGGCGATCGACTTCGGCTTCGTCGGCGGCAAGTGGGCCGACCCGTTCTGGCAGTGGTGGGACGTGCTGATGCTCTGGCTCGCACTCATCCACGGCGCCAACGGCATGCGCACGATCGTCAACGACTACACGAACCCCGGTGTCGTGCAGAAGGTGCTGAAGGGCGCCCTGTTCGCCTCGGCGGCCGTGCTCATCATCCTCGGCACCCTCGTGGTCTTCACCTTCGAGCCGTGCCCGGTGGGCGCCCCCGCCGACCTGCTCCCCTCGTTCTGCGCTGCATAG
- the sdhA gene encoding succinate dehydrogenase flavoprotein subunit, whose protein sequence is MNHQNADAETTVIDGVHYHQFDIVIVGAGGAGMRAAIEAGPGAKTAVISKLYPTRSHTGAAQGGMAAALANVEEDSWEWHTFDTVKGGDYLVDQDAAEILAKEAIDAVIDLENMGLPFNRTPEGKIDQRRFGGHTRDHGKAPVRRACYAADRTGHMILQTLFQNCVKLGINFFNEYYVLDLVMTEVDGRNQPSGVVAYDLASGELHVFQAKAVIFATGGFGKIYKTTSNAHTLTGDGVGIIWRKGLPLEDMEFFQFHPTGLAGLGILLTEGARGEGAILRNASGERFMERYAPTIKDLAPRDIVARCMVQEVAEGRGAGPHKDYVLLDCTHLGAEVLETKLPDITEFARTYLGVDPVYEPVPVMPTAHYAMGGIPTNVSAEVLSDNDTVVPGLYAAGECACVSVHGSNRLGTNSLLDINVFGKRAGRNAVEYVKTVDFTPLPSDPAAAVRSMLEQLRDSNGTERIAAIRKELQDEMDKNAQVFRTDESLEHVTKVIAGLRDRYRNVAVHDKGKRFNTDLLEAVELGFLLDLAEVVVYSARNRQESRGGHMRDDFPNRDDVNYMQHTMAYLSGDAHSSDAADHIRLDWKPVTITRYQPMERKY, encoded by the coding sequence GTGAACCACCAGAACGCCGACGCCGAGACCACTGTCATCGACGGCGTCCACTACCACCAGTTCGACATCGTCATCGTGGGTGCCGGCGGCGCCGGAATGCGCGCGGCGATCGAGGCAGGGCCCGGGGCCAAGACCGCGGTCATCTCGAAGCTCTACCCGACCCGCTCCCACACGGGTGCGGCGCAGGGCGGCATGGCCGCCGCGCTCGCGAACGTCGAGGAAGACAGCTGGGAGTGGCACACCTTCGACACGGTCAAGGGCGGCGACTACCTCGTCGACCAGGATGCCGCGGAGATCCTCGCGAAAGAGGCGATCGACGCAGTCATCGACCTCGAGAACATGGGCCTGCCGTTCAACCGCACGCCAGAGGGCAAGATCGACCAGCGGCGCTTCGGCGGCCACACCCGCGACCACGGCAAGGCACCCGTGCGCCGTGCCTGCTACGCGGCCGACCGCACCGGTCACATGATCCTGCAGACGCTGTTCCAGAACTGCGTGAAGCTCGGCATCAACTTCTTCAACGAGTACTACGTGCTCGACCTCGTCATGACCGAGGTCGACGGCCGCAACCAGCCCTCGGGCGTCGTCGCCTACGACCTCGCCTCGGGCGAGCTGCACGTCTTCCAGGCCAAGGCCGTGATCTTCGCCACGGGCGGCTTCGGCAAGATCTACAAGACCACCTCGAACGCGCACACCCTCACGGGCGACGGCGTCGGCATCATCTGGCGCAAGGGCCTGCCCCTGGAAGACATGGAGTTCTTCCAGTTCCACCCGACCGGACTCGCGGGTCTCGGCATCCTCCTCACCGAGGGAGCCCGCGGCGAGGGCGCGATCCTCCGCAACGCCTCGGGCGAGCGCTTCATGGAGCGCTACGCCCCGACCATCAAAGACCTCGCACCGCGTGACATCGTCGCGCGCTGCATGGTGCAGGAGGTCGCCGAGGGGCGCGGTGCCGGCCCCCACAAGGACTACGTGCTCCTCGACTGCACGCACCTCGGTGCCGAGGTGCTCGAGACGAAGCTGCCCGACATCACCGAGTTCGCTCGCACCTACCTCGGCGTCGACCCGGTGTACGAGCCCGTGCCCGTGATGCCGACCGCGCACTACGCGATGGGCGGCATCCCGACGAACGTCTCGGCCGAGGTGCTCTCCGACAACGACACCGTCGTGCCGGGCCTCTACGCAGCCGGCGAGTGCGCGTGCGTCTCGGTGCACGGCTCCAACCGTCTCGGCACGAACTCGCTGCTCGACATCAACGTCTTCGGAAAGCGCGCCGGCCGCAATGCGGTCGAGTACGTGAAGACCGTCGACTTCACTCCCCTGCCGAGCGACCCGGCTGCGGCCGTGCGGAGCATGCTCGAGCAGCTCCGCGACTCGAACGGCACCGAGCGCATCGCCGCGATCCGCAAAGAGCTGCAAGACGAGATGGACAAGAACGCCCAGGTGTTCCGCACCGACGAGTCGCTCGAACACGTGACGAAGGTCATCGCGGGGCTCCGCGATCGCTACCGGAACGTCGCCGTGCACGACAAGGGCAAGCGGTTCAACACCGACCTGCTCGAAGCCGTCGAGCTCGGCTTCCTGCTCGACCTGGCCGAGGTGGTCGTGTACTCGGCTCGCAACCGTCAAGAGAGCCGCGGCGGCCACATGCGCGACGACTTCCCGAACCGCGACGACGTCAACTACATGCAGCACACGATGGCGTACCTGTCGGGCGACGCGCACTCGTCGGATGCGGCCGACCACATCCGGCTCGACTGGAAACCGGTGACGATCACGCGCTACCAGCCCATGGAGAGGAAGTACTGA
- a CDS encoding succinate dehydrogenase iron-sulfur subunit: protein MSTATLEAQSTDAAIQSFTVTFLIRRFDPDVDTEPRWQDFDVEMYATDRVLDALHKIKWEQDGSLTFRRSCAHGICGSDAMRINGRNRLACKTLIKDLDISKPIYVEAIKGLPLEKDLIVDMEPFFASYREVQPFLVAKSAAPAGKERVQSVAERAIFDDTTKCILCAACTSSCPVFWTDGQYFGPAAIVNAHRFIFDSRDDNAQTRLDILNDKEGVWRCRTTFNCTEACPRGIEVTKAIAEVKQAVMRGKP from the coding sequence GTGAGCACTGCAACGCTCGAAGCCCAGTCGACGGATGCCGCGATCCAGTCGTTCACCGTCACGTTCCTGATCCGCCGCTTCGATCCCGACGTCGACACCGAGCCGCGCTGGCAGGACTTCGATGTCGAGATGTACGCGACCGACCGCGTGCTCGACGCCCTGCACAAGATCAAGTGGGAGCAGGACGGCTCGCTGACGTTCCGGCGGTCGTGCGCGCACGGCATCTGCGGGTCCGACGCCATGCGCATCAACGGCCGCAACCGCCTGGCGTGCAAGACGCTCATCAAGGACCTCGACATCTCGAAGCCCATCTACGTGGAGGCCATCAAGGGCCTGCCGCTCGAGAAGGACCTCATCGTCGACATGGAGCCGTTCTTCGCGAGCTACCGCGAGGTGCAGCCGTTCCTGGTGGCCAAGTCGGCAGCGCCGGCCGGCAAGGAGCGCGTCCAGTCCGTCGCCGAGCGTGCGATCTTCGACGACACGACCAAGTGCATCCTGTGCGCCGCGTGCACCTCGTCGTGCCCGGTGTTCTGGACCGATGGCCAGTACTTCGGCCCGGCGGCGATCGTGAACGCGCACCGCTTCATCTTCGATTCGCGTGACGACAACGCGCAGACCCGGCTCGACATCCTCAACGACAAAGAGGGCGTGTGGCGCTGCCGCACGACCTTCAACTGCACCGAGGCATGCCCTCGCGGCATCGAGGTGACGAAGGCGATCGCCGAGGTCAAGCAGGCCGTCATGCGCGGCAAGCCGTAG